In a genomic window of Bacteroidales bacterium:
- the ligA gene encoding NAD-dependent DNA ligase LigA has product MNKKDIQNKIEKLRKELSKHNYNYYILSQPTISDYDYDMMLKKLEALEKQYPEFNDPNSPTLRVGTDRDNTFIQVEHEYPMLSLGNTYNFGELKDFDNRIKKLLGAETSYKYACELKYDGTAISIKYKNGKFFQAVTRGDGTKGDNVSENVKTIRSIPLRLQGSNYPENFEIRGEIIMPHNIFKELNKEREDIGETPFANPRNAASGSLKMKNSSEVAKRKLDAFLYFLLGDNLPSDSHIENLNIAKTWGFKISDDKKLANNIDEVIGFINFWDKERENLTYDIDGIVIKVDSKKQQDELGFTGKSPRWAISYKFKAERVVSKLLKITYQVGRTGAITPVANLEPVQLAGTTVKRASLHNADIIKEMDVREGDIVFVEKGGEIIPKIVAVDKDKRDIFSKETVYIKNCPACDSKLLRIEGEAQHYCTNSLECPPQIKGKTEHFVSRKAMDINCGEATINALYNAGHLNNIADFYNLTFKQIYDLEGFKEKSANNLLESINQSKSVPFERVLYALGIRFVGNTVAKILAKNFKNIENIEKATIEELTKVDEIGERIAESVFNFFRNKRNIKIINTLKNAGLQFEVKEVEGETDILKGKKIVISGTFSKHSRNELKQMIEQNGGKNTSSVSKSTDFFLAGENVGPSKLEKVEKFGITKISEDEFLEMLK; this is encoded by the coding sequence ATGAATAAAAAAGATATTCAAAATAAAATTGAGAAATTAAGAAAAGAACTTTCAAAACATAATTATAATTACTACATACTTTCGCAGCCTACAATTTCGGATTACGATTATGATATGATGCTCAAAAAATTAGAAGCATTAGAAAAACAATATCCTGAATTTAATGACCCAAACTCTCCTACCTTGCGTGTAGGTACCGACAGAGATAATACGTTTATACAAGTTGAACATGAATATCCTATGCTTTCTCTCGGGAATACTTATAATTTCGGAGAACTTAAAGATTTCGATAACCGAATTAAAAAATTACTGGGTGCTGAAACTTCATATAAGTATGCTTGCGAACTAAAATATGACGGAACTGCAATAAGCATTAAATATAAAAACGGAAAGTTCTTTCAAGCAGTAACAAGAGGCGACGGCACAAAAGGAGATAATGTTTCGGAAAACGTAAAAACAATTCGTTCAATTCCGTTAAGACTGCAAGGAAGCAACTACCCTGAAAATTTTGAAATAAGAGGTGAAATTATAATGCCTCACAATATTTTTAAAGAATTAAATAAAGAACGAGAAGACATAGGAGAAACCCCTTTTGCAAATCCCAGAAATGCTGCTTCCGGAAGTTTGAAAATGAAAAATTCATCAGAAGTTGCTAAACGTAAGTTAGATGCATTCTTATATTTTCTTCTCGGAGATAATTTGCCTTCCGATTCTCATATTGAAAATTTAAATATCGCAAAAACTTGGGGCTTTAAAATATCCGATGACAAAAAACTTGCAAATAATATTGATGAAGTAATTGGCTTTATAAACTTTTGGGACAAAGAACGAGAAAACCTGACTTATGATATTGACGGAATAGTAATTAAAGTTGATTCAAAAAAACAGCAAGATGAACTCGGTTTTACCGGAAAATCACCACGCTGGGCAATTTCATACAAATTTAAAGCAGAGCGTGTTGTAAGCAAACTTCTAAAAATAACGTATCAAGTAGGAAGAACCGGAGCAATAACACCGGTTGCAAATCTTGAACCCGTTCAATTGGCAGGAACAACTGTTAAAAGAGCATCTTTGCACAATGCCGACATAATAAAAGAAATGGATGTAAGAGAAGGTGATATTGTTTTTGTTGAAAAAGGAGGCGAAATTATTCCCAAAATTGTAGCTGTTGATAAAGATAAAAGAGATATTTTTTCAAAAGAAACCGTTTATATTAAAAATTGTCCTGCTTGCGACAGTAAACTTCTAAGAATCGAAGGAGAAGCCCAGCATTATTGTACAAATTCGCTTGAATGTCCTCCGCAGATTAAAGGAAAAACGGAACATTTTGTCAGCCGAAAAGCAATGGATATTAATTGCGGAGAAGCAACAATTAATGCTCTTTATAATGCAGGACACCTTAATAACATTGCAGATTTCTATAATTTGACCTTCAAGCAAATATATGATTTAGAGGGGTTTAAAGAAAAATCTGCAAATAATCTGCTTGAAAGTATTAACCAATCAAAATCAGTTCCTTTTGAACGTGTTTTGTATGCCCTCGGAATAAGATTTGTCGGCAACACAGTTGCAAAAATTCTGGCAAAAAACTTTAAAAATATCGAAAATATTGAAAAAGCAACTATCGAAGAATTAACAAAAGTTGATGAAATAGGAGAACGTATTGCCGAAAGCGTTTTTAATTTCTTCAGGAATAAAAGAAATATTAAGATCATTAATACTCTGAAAAATGCAGGCTTACAGTTTGAAGTTAAAGAAGTTGAAGGGGAAACTGATATTCTCAAAGGAAAAAAAATTGTTATATCAGGAACATTTTCAAAACATTCAAGAAACGAGTTGAAGCAAATGATTGAACAAAACGGAGGTAAAAATACAAGTTCTGTTTCTAAAAGCACTGATTTTTTTCTTGCCGGCGAAAATGTAGGTCCGTCGAAACTTGAAAAAGTTGAAAAGTTCGGAATTACTAAAATTTCGGAAGATGAATTTCTTGAAATGTTAAAATAA